The Punica granatum isolate Tunisia-2019 chromosome 4, ASM765513v2, whole genome shotgun sequence sequence CATGcttgtatttttatataatcgaTTATGATATTTGGAAATGAGAAGTGAAGTATTGAGTTATGTAAATGAGATTGATGAGAGTTGATGAGTCATGTGGCACCCTAAGTCAGTTGTAAGTCGAGCAGTAGAAAAGGGCTGCCTGGAGTAGAGAGGCTGCCAGTGTGGAGCTGTTACTGCGGTCGGGAGCTGAGAATGGGCACAGGGACGATCTGAATTCTAAATGTCTCAacgatatttttatgatattaccGAACCCGTACTATGATCCGACTAGTTTAGGTTGTGGTTATTCACTGAGCGTCAAGCTCATCCCCCAAATATATTCTCTTGATTGTTTTAAAGTCAAAATGGCGGTAGATTCGTAGAATTTTATTGGGATTTTTACTCGTTCAATCGAATTTGTAATTATCGAAATATTCTTAATTTGTATGAAAATTCATTTGTATTTATCGATTTTTATAGTATAAAATTTTTCGGATTTAACATTTTTTGAGAGGTTGGTCTCCAAATATGTCGTCTCTGAACGCATAtgtatctttttatttctttccttcctcaaaaaaaaaaagagagcatATATTCGTACTCTCCAAGATTTTTATCTTTCTAACAGATTTTCTTAACTGTTTTGTTTCCGGATATTTATCTATGAGGAATTTGATCCGATTctctatattttataattactgTTACGAAGATATATATGgcgatcatttttttttcagtagtAGGGATCTCTATTATTTTGGTCAATTGATAGATTAAACAAATGTTAGCTATGTTTTTTTATGCTGAAGTAAATTGAACGTAGAATGTGACGCTCAAACAAGATTAATAGTTTAATCTCAACGAGATACTTGTGAGCGAATTGTATATAGAAAATTCGTCACTAATTTTTTGCAGGGGACCGTGTATATATACTGATAATAGAATAGCAGATATTGAATACACATATTACACTATGTGAGTGATAATCAGTCATCatttatcaagaaaaaaaaagaagaaaaaacagaaagttaatcaatataattaatataggaTATGACAAAAGTTATTAATCCCTTCATGTAGTGTAGCCAATAAATGAAAGGGTACAAATTTGTGAGACTACGCAATGCCTACTGCATATCCTGACCGACTATGATAGTCAGCCAATTACAATTGTATCAAatgcatgaaataaaatatataggtAAACTTACAAGGCTGCAAAGAGAGATTAAATACGTATATTGGAATGAACAAGCTTGTGGTATTCGTGAATCTAAAAGTCCAAATTGAATACAAAATCGTAAAAGTGCAAGGGGTTAATTATACTTAAGGAAAATtgatcacaaaaaaaaaaggtcaactgagaattaattgaattatataattatgacATCAGTAGGAGTGTGAGATGATACAATAATTTTGGCAGGCACTTAAATTTTTAAGGTTCACATCTCTTTCTCTGCCCTTCTCCTACCTTTAACTGAAAACGACTGCTAGCAACCTGTGGTCTACCTGCCTTTCTATTTcctcataattattataatattaatgttttttttagaGGCTATTAATtgttattataaatttcaatttttcacttAAGAGGGTAATGTGtctataaaatttcaattataaagaAGGTTCTTGAgtttaatacaataaaataaaaatgttaataactaataaatgaacATAAATAATTCCACTACgagaattgaatttgaaattttttagtttgcgtttggttttcgagttggataagtaattcaactcaacttgattttgtttAATGATTGTAAATGTTAACAAATATGTTAAtgtatgagaatatatatatgtgtgtgtatatatagatgttaaAGTAgatagagaatttattattaaaaaattaattataaaaagaagatgaaaattttattattaaaaaattgattaaaaaataattaaaaaatatgagtgaaaaattattattaaatagcataaaaaaataaaaagaataataattatattgttaaatttgaagaagaatagGATTgagtaaaaatataatttgaaaacaaGCCAGCCTTAATTACTAGACGAGATTGCCTGCTAATGTGTTGTATTCtctttctataaaattttcattggccaattatatatatatacatatatgtatatatatatatatatgtatttgtatatatataacttgaTGGGATCTGTAAACACTGACCCGGAACCACCACTACTACTCCCTCTTCTTCTCATAGCaagactctctctctctctctctctctcatctcctcctcctcctccaacaTATATATCATCTTCTCGATCTGTTTCCCTCAATCCAAGCTTTCATAAATGGTGGATCTCCAAATAGTCTGCTCCATGTGTGGCGATGTTGGTTTTCCGGACAAGCTCTTCCAATGCAACAAGTGCCATAGTCGATTTCAGCACTCGTATGTTGATTCTCTCCCTCAATCTTTAGTTTCATTTTCCAAGTGTCTAGTCTAATAATATTTACATCAGCATTTATACACATGCCCATGAATCTTTATGCAGATCAACCATCATCCGAAACCCATATCTCTTTAACATGTAATTCACATCCGTGTAAATATGATAACACACGCATATATAAATGTTTGTTTGTGTACGCGAATGTACGTGTGCCGTTGTCCTAGTCAAGCTTGATAGCAACCTTTAACAGAAATTCACTGCTGTCGTCACATGTACCATTAGTAACACGCTGTCGTGATATTTCATTGAAATATCATGATTATATATCATCATACAATTctgaattcttttttcttttctataaaACTCGGTGCCGGGAGAAATGAGTTGCCCTACGTACTCTGCTTACTGTAGGTATTGTAGCAACTATTATAGTGAATCATCAGATCCGATCGAACGGTGCGACTGGTGCCAAAGCGAGGAGAGGTCTCGCTCAAGGCATGGCAGCTCCTCAAAGAAAACCGCCATGGGTGTAGCGAGATCGGAGTATTCAGGTGATAAGATCAAGCAAAACGACCTAGAGGAAACACCCGAGAAGGGGAAGAGCCCGAGCAAGACGCCTTCTCCACGGCAAGCTACCCGAAGGTACAAGCTTCTCAAGGATGTCATGTGTTGATTAGAGAACATATGGTAGTCAACTGATATAAGCGAGAATGGTTGCGTACGGTACAGGGAAGATCCAAATTGTAAGTTTGCCTCaccaattctctctctctctctctctctttcatattatcttttttttttcctccttatTTTCGTTTTATATTTCTCCTTTTTAATGATGAAGTGTGCGTCATGGGAGGCTTTTTTCCCAAGTTgttgataaaataataataatgtaacTGATTATAGAGATTTTACGTTTCTTTAAGTTCTTAATTATGTCTCTCCGTAAATCTTAAACCAGAGAAATTAATTGGCTTAAAATCAGATGACGTtgttaattaaatttaggGTCGGTTCAACCAAAGAAACTAACATAAAAGTGTCCATCAAGGAACGAAATGGATCGATGATATTCCATCGATGGTCACTCCTAACCAAACCCTCAAGCAACAGGttttgcaaaaaaataaatatttcttaaCATTTTATGTTTGAGTTTCCTGAAACTcgaatctattaattaattatcttaataaaattgtaatgGTATCTATTAAAAAATGGTAAGGCATGAAAATCTAATATACCTAGTTTTTTAAGATAGGACC is a genomic window containing:
- the LOC116202624 gene encoding uncharacterized protein LOC116202624, translating into MVDLQIVCSMCGDVGFPDKLFQCNKCHSRFQHSYCSNYYSESSDPIERCDWCQSEERSRSRHGSSSKKTAMGVARSEYSGDKIKQNDLEETPEKGKSPSKTPSPRQATRRYKLLKDVMC